One part of the Betaproteobacteria bacterium genome encodes these proteins:
- the prsK gene encoding PEP-CTERM system histidine kinase PrsK, which translates to MALVFASLLGLATLMLSGSLRARIKVLINKNLFSYRYEYRQEWLRFTRLLGTNEEGENLYQQVVRALGDLVESTGGSIWLEQRGALSEVASLNMPHVTQMEPMTGSLALFLARKDWVICIDEIAGDPGKYTDLILPEWLKAIEAAWLIIPLPNGAELIGFVVLGRPRAPIDINWEVRDLLKTASRQAASYIAQVRAKEALVEAGQFDAFNRMSAFVVHDLKNLVAQLALVVKNAERHRDNPDFQKDMLETVEHAVGRMNQLMLQLRTGTNPVEKPRPVDLEAMIRRIIHAKAREAKKIDLDMEPNLRILAHEDRIERVVGHIVQNAIEATEPNNGDVTVRVFRVGGGAVVEVADNGVGMTEAFVREHLFHPFQTTKPQGMGIGMYESSQYVNGIGGRIAVTSSQNVGTRFNVFLPLADIADLAPFPLQH; encoded by the coding sequence GTGGCATTGGTGTTTGCGTCGCTGCTCGGTCTCGCTACGCTGATGCTGTCAGGAAGCCTGAGGGCACGCATAAAGGTTTTGATCAACAAGAATCTGTTTTCATATCGATACGAATACCGACAGGAATGGCTACGATTTACCCGTCTGTTGGGCACCAACGAAGAGGGAGAGAATCTCTATCAACAGGTCGTTCGGGCGTTGGGGGATCTTGTTGAAAGCACCGGTGGGTCGATTTGGCTCGAACAGCGGGGCGCGCTTTCAGAGGTCGCCAGCCTCAACATGCCACACGTCACGCAAATGGAACCCATGACCGGTTCGCTTGCATTATTCCTCGCGCGCAAGGACTGGGTGATTTGCATTGATGAAATTGCAGGGGATCCCGGCAAGTATACGGACCTTATCCTGCCCGAATGGCTGAAGGCAATTGAGGCCGCCTGGCTGATAATCCCCCTTCCCAATGGGGCCGAATTGATTGGCTTCGTTGTCCTCGGTCGTCCACGCGCCCCAATCGACATCAACTGGGAAGTTCGTGACCTGCTGAAAACCGCGAGCCGTCAAGCGGCAAGTTATATCGCACAAGTTCGCGCGAAGGAAGCGCTAGTGGAGGCGGGACAATTTGACGCCTTCAATCGTATGTCGGCTTTTGTCGTGCACGACTTGAAAAACCTTGTCGCCCAGCTTGCGCTCGTCGTGAAAAACGCGGAGCGACATCGCGACAATCCCGATTTTCAGAAGGACATGCTGGAAACGGTGGAACACGCCGTTGGACGGATGAATCAACTGATGCTTCAACTTCGAACAGGCACAAACCCGGTCGAAAAACCGCGGCCAGTCGATCTTGAAGCCATGATCCGACGTATCATTCATGCCAAAGCGCGGGAAGCGAAAAAGATTGACTTGGACATGGAGCCGAATCTCCGAATATTGGCCCATGAGGACCGCATAGAGAGAGTAGTCGGGCATATTGTGCAGAATGCAATTGAGGCAACAGAGCCAAATAATGGGGATGTCACCGTTCGTGTCTTCAGAGTCGGTGGCGGCGCAGTGGTTGAGGTTGCCGACAACGGTGTGGGCATGACCGAAGCTTTTGTTCGAGAGCACTTGTTTCATCCCTTTCAAACAACTAAACCCCAAGGTATGGGAATCGGCATGTACGAGAGCAGCCAGTATGTCAACGGAATCGGCGGTCGAATTGCGGTGACGAGCTCACAAAATGTCGGAACTCGATTTAACGTATTCTTGCCGCTGGCCGATATTGCCGATTTAGCGCCATTTCCGCTGCAGCATTGA
- the epsI gene encoding EpsI family protein has protein sequence MFANQSWTSKLVTSVNQFVTSETGRWNLVSRGVTRTAYLETPLQVKTGVILGAGARIMAWQWYWVHGESTASDIQAKLCQLRARLYGNDDISAWIAIYTNMDPSSEVANSTLNEFMQGMGSSLEQALVETRRRQAIRLNSSY, from the coding sequence ATCTTTGCCAATCAATCATGGACATCCAAGCTGGTTACGTCAGTCAATCAATTCGTTACTTCGGAAACCGGTCGCTGGAACCTGGTGAGCCGTGGGGTCACGCGTACGGCCTATCTGGAAACGCCGCTGCAGGTTAAAACCGGCGTAATTCTTGGCGCGGGCGCCCGAATCATGGCATGGCAGTGGTATTGGGTTCACGGCGAGAGTACCGCTAGCGACATACAGGCGAAACTTTGTCAACTCCGCGCACGCCTGTATGGAAACGACGACATTTCAGCCTGGATCGCGATATACACGAATATGGACCCATCATCGGAAGTCGCCAATAGTACGCTTAACGAGTTCATGCAGGGAATGGGCTCGTCCCTGGAGCAAGCACTTGTGGAGACTAGACGGCGACAGGCCATACGCTTGAATTCCAGCTATTGA
- the xrt gene encoding exosortase, with translation MPVHGPFVNLQVDLTAKFAHCGLSSTGIPVHREGPYFELSSGKWSIAEACSGIEYLSACMMLSVLYAWTMYTSTRKRLAFIAGAILIGICGNWMRAYLTICIAHISDNRFLRNDHGTFGWILFAALLFMYCLLGWYFRDREGSGSATNVPKK, from the coding sequence GTGCCTGTGCACGGCCCGTTCGTCAACCTGCAAGTGGATCTGACCGCAAAATTTGCACATTGCGGACTATCGTCCACCGGAATTCCGGTTCATCGTGAGGGACCGTATTTTGAGCTCTCTTCCGGAAAATGGTCCATCGCTGAGGCATGTAGCGGTATTGAGTACCTCAGTGCATGCATGATGCTGTCCGTGCTCTATGCGTGGACAATGTACACGTCAACCAGGAAACGTCTCGCCTTCATCGCGGGCGCCATCTTGATTGGCATTTGCGGCAACTGGATGCGCGCCTATTTGACGATATGCATCGCCCACATTAGTGACAACCGATTCCTGAGAAACGATCACGGCACTTTCGGCTGGATACTGTTTGCAGCCCTGTTGTTCATGTACTGCCTGCTCGGATGGTATTTTCGCGACCGTGAAGGCTCAGGAAGCGCCACAAACGTCCCGAAAAAGTGA
- a CDS encoding PEP-CTERM sorting domain-containing protein (PEP-CTERM proteins occur, often in large numbers, in the proteomes of bacteria that also encode an exosortase, a predicted intramembrane cysteine proteinase. The presence of a PEP-CTERM domain at a protein's C-terminus predicts cleavage within the sorting domain, followed by covalent anchoring to some some component of the (usually Gram-negative) cell surface. Many PEP-CTERM proteins exhibit an unusual sequence composition that includes large numbers of potential glycosylation sites. Expression of one such protein has been shown restore the ability of a bacterium to form floc, a type of biofilm.): MPRPATLGLLGLGLIGLGFIRRNPQDLTQERRKSRRILNCRVLLKPRNCGVFVCIYSVNIENLRVD; the protein is encoded by the coding sequence GTGCCTAGACCCGCAACATTGGGACTTTTGGGACTTGGTTTGATTGGACTCGGATTCATTCGGCGCAATCCGCAAGATCTGACGCAAGAAAGACGCAAAAGTCGACGAATATTGAATTGTCGCGTACTCTTAAAACCCCGCAATTGCGGGGTTTTTGTTTGTATCTATTCGGTGAACATTGAGAATCTTCGCGTTGATTGA
- the puuE gene encoding allantoinase PuuE — translation MPHLHQPYPRDLIGYGNQPPQADWPNHARIAVQFVLNYEEGGENSVLHGDQASEQFLSEIVGAPAYAARHMSMESIYEYGSRAGVWRILREFERRQLPLTVFGVSMALERHPELTAALVELGHEIACHGWRWIHYQNVDKATERAHMKIAVDTLKRMTGCAPAGWYTGRDSPNTRRLVVEHGGFLYDSDYYGDDLPCWTEVETRHAGRVPHLVVPYALDTNDMRFATAQGFNTGDDFFRYLRDAFDVLYAEGEETPKMLSIGMHCRLLGRPARFRALQQFLDHIERHERVWICKRADIARHWIRRHPFVPHVRPVK, via the coding sequence ATGCCGCACTTACATCAGCCCTACCCGCGAGATTTGATCGGTTACGGTAATCAACCACCTCAAGCCGATTGGCCGAATCATGCGCGTATCGCGGTGCAGTTCGTGCTGAATTATGAAGAGGGCGGGGAGAATTCGGTGTTGCACGGCGACCAAGCCTCCGAACAGTTTCTGTCCGAGATCGTCGGCGCCCCTGCGTATGCAGCGCGTCACATGAGCATGGAATCGATCTATGAATATGGCTCGCGCGCCGGGGTATGGCGTATCCTGCGAGAATTCGAGCGCCGGCAACTTCCTCTCACGGTTTTTGGAGTCTCGATGGCACTGGAGCGCCATCCTGAATTGACCGCCGCACTGGTTGAACTCGGCCACGAAATCGCCTGCCATGGTTGGCGCTGGATTCACTATCAAAATGTGGACAAGGCGACCGAGCGTGCTCACATGAAAATCGCAGTCGATACCCTCAAGCGCATGACTGGCTGCGCACCAGCCGGCTGGTACACCGGGCGCGATAGCCCCAATACACGCCGCCTGGTGGTGGAACATGGTGGATTTCTCTACGATTCAGACTATTACGGCGATGATCTACCTTGCTGGACCGAGGTGGAAACAAGGCATGCGGGAAGGGTTCCGCATCTGGTCGTCCCGTATGCACTCGATACGAACGACATGCGTTTTGCGACCGCACAAGGCTTCAATACCGGTGACGATTTCTTTCGCTATCTGCGTGATGCCTTCGATGTACTGTATGCCGAGGGAGAAGAGACACCCAAAATGCTTTCCATCGGTATGCATTGCCGATTGCTGGGTCGCCCCGCGCGTTTTCGTGCGCTGCAACAATTTCTGGACCATATTGAAAGGCATGAACGGGTCTGGATATGCAAGCGCGCAGATATCGCCCGGCACTGGATTCGCCGACATCCGTTTGTACCACACGTTAGGCCGGTGAAATGA
- a CDS encoding GntR family transcriptional regulator, with product MKSPTTKPIQRTRPAQSAASADVYARIYEAVLDHRLPPGTKLKEVPLSELFGVTRGTIRKAFTQLAAMKIIELRPNRGAIVASPSIDESRDLFSVRRTIESSIVDTLARRITKAQVRQLNSLIKQEDRAYRRGEMRTALKLSVDFHRVLATMAGNSVLVGVLDQLISRTPLVVLAYGDPSKTNECANRDHAELVEAMAAHDTDRAVFAMKLHLCNLEGKLDLRDDGPANELSAIFGLTRSPPRLPPSKDQFD from the coding sequence TTGAAATCACCGACCACGAAGCCGATCCAACGTACGCGCCCCGCACAAAGTGCGGCGTCTGCCGACGTCTATGCGCGCATTTATGAAGCCGTGCTCGATCATCGTCTGCCGCCGGGCACCAAGCTAAAGGAAGTGCCGCTGTCAGAACTATTCGGCGTCACGCGCGGCACAATTCGCAAGGCGTTTACTCAGCTGGCGGCGATGAAAATAATTGAACTTCGTCCAAATCGCGGTGCGATTGTCGCGAGCCCATCGATAGACGAGAGCCGTGACCTGTTTTCGGTCCGGCGCACGATCGAAAGCTCGATCGTTGATACGCTCGCACGGCGCATCACCAAGGCGCAGGTAAGGCAATTGAATTCACTGATCAAGCAGGAAGACCGGGCGTACCGGCGCGGTGAAATGCGCACGGCGTTGAAGCTTTCTGTCGATTTTCATCGCGTGCTGGCCACGATGGCCGGCAACTCGGTGTTGGTCGGCGTGCTGGATCAGCTGATTTCGCGCACACCGTTGGTGGTGCTGGCGTACGGGGATCCTTCGAAAACGAACGAATGCGCCAATCGTGACCATGCCGAACTGGTCGAGGCGATGGCCGCGCATGATACCGATCGTGCCGTCTTTGCAATGAAACTCCATCTTTGCAACCTTGAAGGAAAACTCGACCTGCGGGATGATGGCCCTGCGAACGAGCTTTCAGCCATTTTTGGATTGACGCGATCACCTCCGCGTCTTCCGCCCAGTAAAGACCAATTTGATTGA
- the uraH gene encoding hydroxyisourate hydrolase, which produces MGRLTTHVLDTAQGCPGAGMQLALFRLDGGRRALVRATKTNVDGRCDTPLLQDAGFLAGEYELVFHAGEYFKARSIALPDPPFLNEVVLRFGIADPAQHYHVPLLISPWSYSTYRGS; this is translated from the coding sequence ATGGGACGACTCACCACTCATGTGCTCGACACCGCGCAAGGCTGTCCCGGTGCGGGCATGCAGCTGGCACTCTTCAGGCTGGACGGCGGAAGGCGCGCGCTGGTTCGCGCGACCAAAACCAATGTGGATGGCCGTTGCGATACGCCGTTGCTGCAAGACGCCGGCTTTCTGGCGGGCGAATATGAACTGGTGTTTCACGCGGGTGAATATTTCAAGGCACGCTCGATCGCGCTTCCCGACCCACCGTTCCTTAATGAAGTCGTATTGCGTTTTGGCATCGCCGATCCGGCGCAGCATTACCACGTACCGCTACTCATTTCCCCGTGGAGTTATTCCACCTATCGGGGCAGTTGA
- the xdhB gene encoding xanthine dehydrogenase molybdopterin binding subunit, whose product MSDESTQMADDLPAGTAHPHESAHLHVSGEAVYVDDIPELRGTLHAALGLSERAYASVLSIDFKEVHAYPDVVDVLVSQDIPGTNDCGPILHDDPILADATVNYLGQPMFAVIADSHGAARRAARLARVEYQDLTPTLSPLAARQQEGFVIPPMHRSQGDALSALARAPRRMSGQFQVGGQEQFYLEGQISYAVPTEDDGIHLWCSTQHPSEMQHMVAHALKLQSNQVTVEVRRMGGGFGGKESQSALFACVAAIAARRLRRPVKLRLDRDDDMMITGKRHDFHFEYEVGYDDDGLIKALKIELLARAGFSADLSGPVMSRAVCHVDNAYYLSDVDIRGLCARTNTQSNTAFRGFGGPQGAIAIEYILDNIARDLGKDPLDVRKLNLYGNDERNVTPYGMIVEDNVIHELVDQLERSSEYRMRREAIRAFNALSPILKKGIALTPVKFGISFNMVHFNQAGALVHIYTDGSVLVNHGGTEMGQGLHTKVAQIVATELGISVARVRATATDTSKVANTSATAASTGSDLNGKAAQDAAATIKTRLASFAADKFGGAPDAVSFAGDRVQVNGQSISFPELVQMANHARVQLWSDGFYATPKVHWDRHAMQGRPFLYFAYGAAVSEVVIDTLTGESKLLRADLLHDAGNSINPAIDIGQIEGAFIQGTGWLTTEELWWNDQGKLMTHAPSTYKIPAVNDCPADFRVALFKNQNIEDTIFRSKAVGEPPLLLAFSVFFAIRDAIASVGDYRTNPPLNAPATPEAILTAVDSIRPQGVVAA is encoded by the coding sequence ATGAGCGACGAGTCAACGCAAATGGCGGACGACCTCCCGGCAGGCACTGCGCACCCGCATGAATCTGCGCATCTGCATGTGTCCGGCGAGGCCGTTTACGTCGACGATATTCCCGAGCTGCGTGGCACGCTTCATGCCGCCCTGGGTTTGAGTGAAAGGGCCTACGCGAGTGTCCTGTCGATAGACTTCAAGGAAGTGCACGCTTATCCGGACGTGGTTGACGTCCTGGTTTCGCAAGATATTCCCGGTACGAATGACTGTGGCCCGATTCTTCATGATGATCCAATCCTGGCAGATGCCACCGTGAATTATCTTGGGCAACCGATGTTCGCCGTGATCGCAGATTCGCATGGTGCCGCGCGCCGTGCGGCCAGGCTTGCGCGGGTTGAGTATCAGGACCTGACTCCCACTTTATCGCCGCTGGCGGCGCGGCAGCAGGAAGGCTTCGTCATTCCGCCCATGCACCGGTCGCAAGGCGACGCGCTAAGTGCCCTCGCACGCGCCCCCCGAAGAATGTCCGGCCAGTTCCAGGTTGGCGGGCAAGAGCAGTTTTACCTGGAGGGACAGATTTCCTACGCCGTGCCGACCGAAGACGACGGCATTCATCTCTGGTGCTCGACCCAGCATCCCAGCGAAATGCAGCACATGGTGGCCCACGCACTCAAACTGCAGTCCAATCAGGTCACTGTGGAAGTCCGCCGCATGGGTGGCGGTTTCGGTGGCAAGGAATCGCAGTCAGCGCTGTTTGCCTGCGTGGCGGCCATTGCAGCCAGACGATTGCGGCGCCCGGTCAAACTTCGGCTCGACCGTGATGACGACATGATGATCACCGGCAAGCGCCACGATTTTCATTTTGAGTATGAAGTTGGCTACGACGATGATGGCCTGATCAAAGCGCTCAAGATCGAGTTACTGGCTCGGGCCGGATTTTCCGCCGATTTGTCGGGCCCTGTCATGTCGCGCGCGGTATGCCACGTCGACAATGCCTACTACCTGAGCGATGTCGATATTCGCGGACTCTGCGCACGCACCAACACACAGTCGAATACGGCATTCCGTGGTTTTGGCGGTCCGCAGGGTGCAATTGCCATTGAGTACATTCTCGACAACATTGCGCGCGATCTGGGGAAGGATCCGCTGGACGTTCGCAAACTGAACCTCTACGGAAATGATGAACGGAACGTCACGCCCTACGGCATGATCGTTGAGGACAATGTGATTCATGAACTGGTCGATCAGCTTGAACGCTCCAGCGAATACCGTATGCGGCGCGAAGCTATTCGTGCGTTCAATGCGCTTAGCCCCATCCTGAAAAAGGGTATTGCGCTGACACCCGTAAAGTTCGGCATCTCATTCAACATGGTGCACTTCAATCAGGCTGGAGCGCTGGTCCACATCTACACCGATGGCTCGGTGCTGGTGAATCATGGCGGGACCGAGATGGGGCAGGGCCTTCACACCAAGGTTGCACAGATCGTCGCAACAGAGTTGGGCATTAGCGTCGCGCGTGTACGCGCAACGGCGACCGATACCAGCAAGGTTGCCAATACATCGGCTACCGCGGCGTCCACCGGAAGCGATCTGAACGGCAAAGCCGCCCAGGACGCCGCCGCAACAATCAAGACGCGCCTGGCATCATTTGCGGCTGACAAATTTGGCGGCGCACCCGATGCGGTGAGTTTTGCGGGCGACAGGGTACAAGTTAACGGTCAATCGATCAGTTTTCCGGAACTCGTGCAGATGGCCAATCACGCGCGCGTGCAACTCTGGTCGGACGGCTTCTACGCCACCCCCAAGGTGCATTGGGATCGACATGCCATGCAGGGGCGACCCTTTCTGTATTTCGCCTACGGTGCCGCTGTGTCCGAGGTCGTCATCGATACCCTGACGGGTGAATCAAAGCTGCTGCGTGCCGACCTGCTGCACGACGCGGGCAACTCCATTAATCCGGCGATCGATATTGGCCAGATAGAAGGCGCGTTCATCCAGGGCACGGGCTGGCTCACCACCGAAGAGTTGTGGTGGAACGATCAAGGCAAGCTCATGACTCACGCGCCGTCGACTTACAAGATCCCCGCGGTCAATGATTGCCCCGCCGATTTCCGCGTTGCATTGTTTAAGAATCAGAATATCGAAGACACGATATTTCGCTCAAAGGCCGTCGGTGAGCCGCCATTGTTACTGGCGTTTTCGGTTTTCTTCGCGATTCGCGATGCCATCGCCAGCGTTGGGGACTACCGCACCAATCCACCGCTGAACGCGCCCGCCACGCCGGAGGCGATTCTCACCGCCGTGGATTCCATTCGGCCACAGGGCGTGGTAGCGGCATGA
- the xdhC gene encoding xanthine dehydrogenase accessory protein XdhC has protein sequence MSHWIDNLAGVQSRQQPAISVAVASTKGSVPREAGTRMLVTPTEVLGTIGGGHLEFKAIQIARDMLAAGGKGALMRFPLGASLGQCCGGLMNLLFEPVLPCDEWVAAVRDFQQKGKSIIVVTCVRGCGTSGKLLVAADELVGSLGGETLDREITAIARQRLAGYPSSTLLTVAGDAYFFEAIAAPDFNIVLFGAGHVGRAVVKILAELPCKITWIDCREAEFPAEVPRGVDMRLSDFPEDEVAFAAAGSYFLVMTHSHQLDQVICERIFARQDFAYFGLIGSLSKRRQFERRFAARGIPAVRFADMNCPIGAGGIASKEPMAIAVSVAAELLQRREALQQMCKGGMSDFHLLPPSNERESGSLLK, from the coding sequence ATGAGCCATTGGATTGATAATCTGGCAGGCGTTCAGTCCCGGCAGCAGCCCGCGATTTCTGTTGCCGTCGCGTCGACCAAAGGATCGGTGCCGCGTGAAGCCGGCACGCGGATGCTGGTCACCCCGACGGAAGTCCTGGGTACCATTGGCGGTGGGCATCTCGAATTCAAGGCCATTCAAATTGCCCGGGACATGCTCGCAGCCGGAGGCAAAGGCGCGCTGATGCGTTTTCCATTGGGCGCCAGTCTCGGCCAGTGCTGTGGCGGATTGATGAATCTATTGTTTGAGCCCGTGCTGCCGTGCGACGAATGGGTCGCGGCCGTACGTGACTTCCAACAAAAGGGAAAAAGCATTATTGTCGTGACATGCGTGCGTGGGTGCGGAACATCCGGAAAGCTACTTGTCGCCGCGGATGAGTTGGTGGGTTCGCTGGGCGGCGAAACACTGGATCGCGAGATAACGGCGATCGCCAGACAACGCCTCGCCGGCTATCCCTCATCAACCCTGCTGACGGTGGCGGGTGACGCGTACTTTTTTGAGGCAATCGCGGCGCCGGATTTCAATATTGTTTTGTTTGGCGCCGGTCACGTCGGGCGCGCGGTAGTGAAAATTCTTGCGGAGTTGCCATGCAAGATTACGTGGATCGATTGCCGGGAAGCGGAGTTTCCAGCCGAGGTCCCGCGCGGCGTCGACATGCGCTTGAGCGATTTTCCGGAGGATGAGGTTGCGTTCGCGGCCGCGGGAAGCTATTTTCTGGTCATGACCCATAGCCATCAACTCGACCAGGTGATATGCGAACGAATTTTCGCACGCCAGGATTTTGCCTACTTCGGCCTGATCGGGTCGCTGTCCAAGCGTCGGCAATTTGAACGGCGATTCGCCGCGCGTGGCATTCCGGCGGTCCGATTTGCCGATATGAATTGCCCCATTGGCGCGGGTGGCATTGCGTCGAAAGAGCCGATGGCCATTGCCGTTTCGGTGGCGGCGGAACTGTTGCAACGACGCGAGGCCTTGCAACAAATGTGCAAGGGTGGAATGAGCGACTTCCACTTGCTCCCACCCAGCAATGAACGGGAATCTGGATCCCTTCTGAAGTAG
- a CDS encoding urate hydroxylase PuuD, translated as MEAYLLDWLNLLLRWLHLITGAAWIGASFYFVLLDNSLRPPASEEDIKRGVHGDYWAVHGGGFYHSQKYLTGPKREPLTLELHWSKWEAYTTWLSGMGLLAIIYWFGASTYLIDTTVLALTPAPAIGISAAFIALGWLVYDGLCRLLAGRENILAAIVFAFVMLADWTLFQIFGARAAYVHVGAMMGTMMVANVFVHIIPGQKKMVAAIRAGQPVDPTPGIIGKQRSVHNTYFTLPVLFIMISNHYPMTYSHPHGWAVLGAIMLAGVLIRQFFVLRLKKKMVPSLIAIAVALLLGVGVLLAPRANDKTAGTVTFSDVKAVIDLRCVACHAAQPTFAGFSQPPKGVILETADQVAIHAVKMAEVISNRYMPIGNLTHMTEAERALIANWFAQGATTK; from the coding sequence ATGGAAGCATACCTTCTCGATTGGCTGAATCTGTTATTGCGCTGGTTGCACCTCATCACCGGTGCCGCCTGGATCGGCGCGTCATTTTATTTTGTGTTGCTCGACAATAGCTTGAGACCGCCGGCAAGTGAAGAGGACATCAAGCGCGGCGTTCATGGTGATTACTGGGCAGTTCACGGCGGCGGGTTTTATCACAGCCAGAAATATCTCACCGGGCCCAAGCGCGAGCCGCTGACGCTGGAATTGCACTGGTCCAAGTGGGAGGCCTACACCACCTGGCTGTCCGGCATGGGGCTGCTGGCGATCATCTACTGGTTTGGCGCAAGCACGTATCTCATCGACACGACCGTACTCGCCCTGACACCGGCGCCGGCCATTGGCATTAGCGCCGCATTCATCGCCTTGGGATGGCTGGTTTACGACGGCCTTTGCCGGCTGCTTGCGGGCCGCGAAAACATCCTGGCGGCAATCGTATTTGCGTTTGTCATGCTTGCCGATTGGACACTGTTCCAGATCTTCGGCGCGCGCGCGGCCTATGTGCACGTCGGCGCGATGATGGGCACCATGATGGTGGCGAACGTGTTCGTCCATATCATTCCCGGGCAGAAGAAAATGGTTGCGGCGATCCGCGCCGGGCAGCCTGTCGACCCCACTCCCGGAATCATTGGCAAGCAGCGGTCTGTGCACAACACCTATTTCACCTTGCCGGTGCTGTTCATCATGATCAGCAATCACTACCCGATGACCTACAGCCATCCGCACGGCTGGGCGGTGTTGGGGGCGATCATGCTGGCGGGGGTGTTGATACGGCAGTTTTTTGTGTTGCGTTTGAAGAAGAAGATGGTTCCTTCACTCATCGCCATTGCGGTTGCGCTGCTGCTCGGTGTGGGTGTATTACTCGCACCCAGGGCCAACGACAAGACTGCAGGCACGGTGACGTTTTCGGACGTGAAGGCGGTGATCGACCTGCGCTGTGTCGCGTGTCACGCCGCACAGCCTACTTTCGCGGGCTTCAGCCAGCCGCCGAAGGGGGTGATACTCGAAACCGCCGATCAAGTTGCCATCCATGCCGTCAAGATGGCCGAGGTAATATCCAACCGCTACATGCCGATCGGCAATCTGACACACATGACCGAAGCGGAGCGGGCGTTGATCGCAAACTGGTTTGCGCAAGGCGCGACAACCAAATGA